In Actinomycetota bacterium, the sequence GCCTTTCTTAGCAAGATCCTCGATAGCTTTCATCATCGCCGCGTGGTCGCGGGGTTTGGTTAACTCGGCTTCCTGCGTAAACACGACCTTGCCGGTCTTGTCTATTAGAAAACTCTTGCGCGTCGAGGTTAGTTCGGTTTCATCCCACGCGCCATACATCGGACTAACGTCTCGTTTCCAGTCGGACAGCAAATCGAACGGAAGCTTTAACTGCTTACTGAACTCCGCATGGCAAGGCCAGTTGTCCGCGCTTACACCGAGGACCTCGGTGTTCATCCCTTGTATCCGCGTGTAGTCATCGCGGTACAGGGACAGCTCGCCCGTTCAGACGGGCGTAAAATCAGCGGGGTAAAACACCACGACGACGTTCTTTTTTCCCTTGAATTCGGAGAGGGATACCTTTAATTGCGCCTGGTTGCGCATTTCAAAATCGGGGGCAACATCTCCGACTTTAACGGAACCGGATATTTTAGTTTTGTCTTGGGAGGTTGTTTCTTGGGTGCTACCGTTACCGGTACAGGAAATGCCGCTTATGATAAGGACAATGGCGAGCAAAATTAAGCTTGTCCGCTTAAGACGACGCAAAAACTCCCCCCTATTTACCAACGCCGGGTATTTTGACTTCGCCTAAAAATTACACCTAAGGGTAAGTTGTTGTCAAATCATCGTTATTTCTTGGTGACTCTCGTGATGTAGTAAAGGGTGTGGAGAAGTTCTCTGGCTGGGTCAGAGGTATGCAACTGGATGTCTTCGGGCACGGCAACCGGCGTCGGGGTGTAATTCAGGATTATCTGGACGCCGCTTTCCACAAGAATGTCGGCGATGACCTGGGCGGCCTCACCAGGCACGGAGATGATACCGATTGAGACTCTGTTTTTCTCGATTGTCGGTTTGATGTCGCCGATACCCTGGATCTTGACCCCGCCGATGGTCTTACCGATCTTGGAGCGGTCGTTGTCAAACGCGTAGGCAATGCGGAAACCTTGCTCTTTCAAGCCGGAATATCCCAAGATGGCACGGCCCAGCATACCAACGCCTACCAACGCGATATCGTTGATGTGCTTGACGCCAAGAATATCCGAGATTACGTTGATCAGACCATCTATATCGTAGCCTAAGCCCCGTCTTCCGAATGAACCGAAATACGACAGGTCGCGGCGGATCTGGGCGGGGTTTACCCTAGCTGACATGCTCAACTTTTGGGAAGATACGACAGTTAGGCCGTCACGCTTGAAACTGGTTAGACACCGTAAGTATGTCGATAACCGTTGTATTACGCCCTCGGGTACTCGGGTGCGTTCCAAGACCTGCCTCCTTCCAGTTTCTGTCATACTATGTCATTGTAACCATAATTACAATCAATTGCGAACAAATTTAGGGCGTTTCAGTAGTTTATTGATTCTGCGCCTGCTGGAGCTGGATCAATGTGCCCCGTAAGGCTTGCAACTCGGTTCCGTAAGTCGTCCAATCGCCGGCCTTCTGCGCCTCGATCGCCCGGTTATAATGATCCAGCGCTTCGGCGATTAAAGCCTTCACCTGAGGTGAGGCGGTCGCCGCCGCGCCAGTAGCAGCCCCGGCCGCAGGCGATTCGACCTGCGTCCCGGTGGGCGCGCCGAATAATCTGGCCAGCGCGTCGGGCAACGACGCCTCCATGACAACCTTGTCGCTATAGGAGACAAAAACCCGTTTGAGTTCCGGCAATTCACCCTGTTCCGCTTGGATATACAGAGGCTGAACATAAAGCAGAGACCCGGCCAACGGAATAACAAGCAGCGGCCCTTTGGATATGGTGGAACCGCGCTGGCTGACCAAGGTCAGAAACTGGGAGATGGCCGGGTCCTGATTGATGCGGGCTTCAATCTGCATCGGCCCGAACACCAGCTTGTCCTTGCTGAATTTATAGACGACCAGTTCTCCGTAGGTCGGACTGTCGCAGTTGGCCGACAACCAGGCGACCATGTTGTTCTTCTTGGCCGGGGTAAACGGCGTTATCAGCATGAAGTCCTCGCGCTTGTCTCCCGGCAGCCGCATAATCATGTAATAAGGATCCATCTGCTGGGCTCCACCCTGAAAAGTCTCCTTGGCCACCTGCCACATATCCTCCTTGTTGTAGAAGACTTGCGGATCGAGCATATGGTAGGTCGCATACATGTAGGCCTGGACGTTGAAGAGGTTCTCGGGGTAGCGCCAGTGTTTCTTAAGCGCTGCCGGCATCTCTTTCGTTTTAAACAAGGTCGGGAAGATCTTGGCGTAGGTCTTGATGACCGGGTCCTTCTTGTCCACGATGTAGAAATCCGTCGTGCCGTTATAAGCGTCGATGACGACTTTGACCGAGTTTCTGATGTAGTTCCAGCGCCCGCCGTCCGAATACGGCGTCGAGTAGGGATACATGTCGGAGACCGTATAGGCGTCGTAGATCCAGAAGAGACGGTTCTTGCCCTTGCCGTCCGGCGCCGCCACGATATACGGGTCTTTGTCATAGTAAAGGAACGGCGCCAGGGTATCCGTGCGAGTCGTAATGTTCCGGTTGAATAGAACCTTGCTGTCCGCCGTCAATGTCGACGACACCAGCAATTTTAGGGACGCGAACCGCCACGCGTACATAAGTTTATTAAAGAAGGAACCGACCGGCACGCCGCCCGTGCCCTTGTACTTCGTGTATTGGTTTTTATCGCCTTTGGGGTAGTCGAACTCGTTGGTATTCGTATTGATCAAAACATAGTCGTTGGTCTTCTCCCCGTAATAAATTTCCGGCCGGTCGATCTTGAGAACCTTTGACGACGGCGGTATGTCCTTGACTACCAGGTCCGGCAATCCTTCGGCCGTCACCTTATTGACCGGATTCATCACGATCCCGTAGCCGTGCGTATAAACCATATGCTGATTGACCCAGGTCTTAGCCGTCTCAGGCAGCTGGTCGATGTTCATCTCACGCGCCGCGAGCGTCGTTTGCGTGTAGGCGCCGTCCAATGTATAGCGGTCGATATCGACGTCGGCGAAATCGTAGTATAGCCGGATGGCCTGCAGCTGATTGAAGGTCTTAGTCAGAGGCCTCCAATCCCATAGGCGGATATTCTGGACGGTGGCTTTGTTCTCTTCCAGCAGCTGCGCGGTCATAGGGGTGTCTGCCGAATAAGGCCGGCTCTTCACGTTCTCCAGGCCGTACGCTTTTCTCGTGAATTCAATATTCCGTTTGATATACGGATTCTCTACCGCTATCTCGTTCGGAGACACCCTGTATTGCTGAACGAAAGCGGGATAGACGCCGGCGAAGACGACCAGCGAGACGACGAGGATCGCCAAACCGGCCAAAGGCAGCTTCCAGCCTTTAACCCGGATGTTGACCAGGAACAAAGCGGCTGTAACCAGAGACACGACAATCATTATTGAGAACACCGGTAGTTCGGCATGAACATCGGTGTAGCTCGCGCCGAAGGCGACGCCTCTGTCGGAATACAGCAAGCCGTACTGCAGTAACCTGAATCCAAGCGCCAGCATCACGCTTAACGCGGCCGCGAGAATCGAGATATGCGCTTTGACGTGGTCGGCAAACTTCTGCTCTCCCGGCACCACCCTTATACCGCCGTCCAACACGTGAACGGCCATGGCAAATATAGCGCTGACAACCAACGCCGCGAAGAAGAAACCCCAGAGAAACTGCCAGAAAGGTAACTTGAAAACGTAGAACGAGATGTCGTTGCCGAAAATCGGGTCGACGGTGCCGAAGGGCGTAGCGTTAAGAAACAGAAGCCAGCGTTCCCAGACTCCGGAGGCGCTTGAAGCGGCAATAAAACTTAGAACTGCGGCTATAGCCAAGAGGATCCGGTTCAGATATTGTTCTAGAAACACGCCTTTTAGCTGGATCACCCCGGTCAAATACGACACGCGGAACTTGGGTGCAAGCCGTCTGGTCAAGAGAACGTTGGAATAGAATATCGCGAAAAACGCGGCTCCGAATATCAGGCCTAGAGAAATCTTGGTGATGAGCACCTTGATGAAGACAGCCGAGTAGCCCAGTTCTTTAAACCACAGAAAATCCGTGTAGTATGTCATCAACATAGTCCCGAACACTAAGAAGAAAATGATAACGACGCCGGCTATCCACCGTATCCACTTATCCATGTTACGTCCCCTTTTCCATTAGTTTCTTCGCTTCGTTCCATCTTTTAATAAGGTAACTCTTATTATCCTCGTATAGCAGCGCCTGCCCTTCGATCAGCGACTCGACCATGATGTCGCTCATGCCTTGGACCTCCAGGATGAAAGAGGCCGTCCGGCCGTAATAAACCGGCGTCAGCAAACCGACCACCATTTCGGGGTCCTCGCCCGAGAAATTATAGGCGACCGCGAAATCGTAAACGACCCTGGCCCATAGCTCTTCGGGAAAGTGGAACACGTCCTCTCCGGCCGAGGCGATATTGGTGAGCGCCTGGAAATTGGCCGGGCTCAAGTAGTGTTTTAAGAACGCCTGATGGGTGCGAAACCCAGCCTTGAAGTGCTCGACCAGCTTTCGCGGACGTTCCGTCCTGCCGGGCGGCTCACGCCAACGCCTCTTCGCGCCATAGGTGAAGATGTGGTTGCTGCCGGTGATCGCCTTCCACCTGACCTCATTCTCGCCCATCAGTTTAAAACACGTCCCCGTGACTTGCTTAAACATCGGCGCCAAGTCGCTCGCCGGGTCTTTGTCGTCGTGCAGTTTAACCCCCATGCTGGCCTGCGCCAACCGGAAACCTTCTGTAATCGCCGTGGTTGTCATCCAGACGTCGATGCCGAACCGCGCGATATCGGTGCTCCAAACCTGCTGGTGCGCGTAAATCTTGGCCAGCGCCCCGCTGAAACAGAACTCCCCGCCGATCGGTTGACGGACACGGCGGCCGTATAAAGCGCGCGTTAACGGGTAAACGATGCTATTGGTGATGGTCCCATCGTGTTTGTGTCTCAGATAATATGGGGTAACGAAGCCGTAGCTCAACTTGTAGACCGGGTCGGCCAGAAGTTTTATCCAGGTCGGTTTGATACTTTTCAGGTCGGCGTCCAAGGTCATAACGATGCGGGCGCCCAGCCGGTCAGCAATCTCGAAAATCATCCTGAAAGCGCTGCCTTTGCCGGAAATGCCGGTGTAGTGGGCGACGATCTTGTCTATGCCGAATGGAACGACCGCCGCCTGGGCCGCTTCGTGGGTGGTACGGTCGCCCGGCCTGGCTCCGTAAGAATTTACAATCACGCCCTTTAGCCCGGGATAAAACCTGGCGATGCCTGCTCCGGCGGTGGAAATGACGTGATTGATCGTCTCCGAATCTCCGTAGCTCGGAATACCGATCAAGATATCGGCCCGCTTGATCTTGTGCAGCTGTTCCTGGACTGATTTAGTGAGAATGGAGTTGGAATGGTCCATCTAAACCCCCAAATTGCGGCGCATCTGAATCGCGCCGGCCAGGTCCCGCATAGTCAGAATCCCTTTGATATCCCCGTCCTCCATAACGAGCAGATAGCCGACATGGATGTCGGTCATCCGGGCGATGGCCTCCTCCGCCATCATCTCAGGCAGCACCTCGGCTCGCTTATCAAAAGACGGCGTCACTGCCCGGGTCCGCGTCCTGTCCCACTCGTCCCGCGGTACGTCTTGAATGCTCTGCAGGGTTACTACGCCTATTACCGCTCCGCCCTCGACAACCGGGAACTTGCTGTGTTTATAACGCATAAAGTAGTCATTTACAAGGTCGTTCACCATCGTAGCCGCCCCGACCGTAACGACGTCCGGAGTCATTATGTCTTTTACCTTTACCCCGGAAAGAGTCAAATGCATCACGACTTCCTCGTAACCGGCGGCGGCCACCTGCTGCAAGAAAATGCCGATGAAGATAAACCACAGACCATTCACCCAGAACGCCCGCTCGACAAAAATCATATAGAGCCCGCTGAAAATCAACAGCATGGCAAAGGCCTGGCCCATTAACGAGGCGATCCGCGTGGCCCGGCGGATATCTTTGGTAATCGCCCAGAGAAAGGCCCGCAAAACGCGGCCGCCGTCTAAGGGATAACCGGGAATCAGATTGAAGACTGCCAGGTAGATGTTGATGATAGCCAGGTACAATAACGGGCCGGTGAAGAGCACCCCGAGCTTTAACGTCCCCGCCGTCAGGTAAGCGCCGGCGAATAAGCCTGATAAGATGATGCTCGCGAAAGGTCCGGCTACGGCCATCAAGAACTCCGCTGCCGGTGTAGAGGGGTCCTCGTCCATGTGAGCCACGCCGCCAAAAATAAACAGGGTTATGCTCCTGATGTTGATGTGGTTAAAACGCGCGATGACGGAATGCGACAACTCGTGCAGGAGGACCGACACGAAAAACAAGAATGAAGTGACAAAACCAAGAATCAGGTACTCGTTACGCGGGAGGTTCGGATAAGCTTGGGGGAAGTACGCCGTTGCCAGCAGGACTGTCACCAGCCCGAAAATTACGAACCAGCTGAAAGACACCCTTATCTCGATGCCCATTAATCTACCGAGTCTGATACCTTGGCTAACCATGAGATAATGTTATCATTGTTAGAGGTTGAAGCGGAGGTTGCCCGCCAAAGAACTCGGCGGGTAAACTTCACGGGTCTTGCAATGACGGAATCACACGATAAGGATTCTTATGCCTGAATTAAAGCACGACGAAGTCCAAAAGTATCTGAGCTATGTTGTCGGTCCCGGCTCTAAGTTAATATCCGTCGGCGGCATGCCGTCTACAGGAGAAAACGACGAGCTCAAGGGCTTCGGATACGGCGAGCCTGTGTTAATTGAATACGAGCTGAACGGTGTGATCCAGAAAGCCGTCCTGGGCAGCGCCCGAACCGACGGCGGTTTCGGACACGATTTCTTGGCCGACCGGGCTCACGGCGTCGTGCTGGCGGGAGAGACGTTCAATAAACTGCCGCGGCATATAGAGCTGATGGATACCGGCGCGATTACGAAGGACGGGCAGCTTATTTCGATAGGCGCGGCCGACAACTTCTTCATCTTCGACAAGTATGCCGGGGGGAGAGAGTATTTCCGGGACCTGGAACGTATCAAGAGCGACGGGGCGCTGACCGATAACGACCGTGAACGCTGCCGGGCTTTGAGCAAATACCTGACAGAAATTCACGCCGTTAAGAAAGACGCCCCCGAACTCTATGTCAGACGGATCCGCGACCTGGTCGGACAAGGCGAATGCATTATGGGCCTGATTGACAGCTACCCTGAGGACTGGGCCTTCCCCTACGCCGGCGTCTTGCGCGATATCGAGATGAAGTGCGTTGACTGGCGCTGGCGGCTGCGGGACCGAGCCAGCCGTCTTTGCGTCGAACACGGAGATTTTCACCCCTGGAACGTACTCTTCCTGGAGGACACGGGGACGGACTTCATGGTCCTTGACAGAAGCCGCGGCGAATTCGGCGAAGCAGCCGACGACGTGGCCGCGATGAGCATAAATTACATTTTCTACGCGCTGCAGCAAGGCGGCGCCTTCGAGGGTCCGTTCAAAGAGCTGTTTGAGATATTCTGGCGCGAGTATCTGGAGAATAGCGGCGACGGCGAGGTCATGACGGTCATCCAGCCCTTCTATGCCTGGCGCGGCCTGGTGGTCGCCTCACCCGTCTGGTATCCGAACCTGACCGATGAAATCCGTCAGAAATTATTCAACTTCGTCTTAAACATGCTGGCCGCGGACAAGTTCAGCCCGGCCGATATTGGACCTTACCTGGAGAAACCATGAGACAGGGTTTCGCCGTCTGGCTCACCGGCACCCCGGCTTCCGGCAAATCGCGGCGGGCCCGGACTCTAAAGTCTTTGCTGGATCAGGAAGGCGTTCCGGCCCAACGGTTGGAATCGGACGAGTTGCGCAAGGTGCTGACGCCTAACCCGACCTATTCCCCGGAAGAACGTGAATGGTTCTACAACGTTATGTTGTATTTGGGGAAGATACTAGCCGACAACGGGGTGAACGTCATCTTCGACGCGACCGGCAATCTGAATCGCTACCGGGACGCCGCCCGGGACTCGATAGACCGTTTCTGCGAGGTCTACGTTTATTGTCCGCAGGAAGTCTGCGTCGACCGCGATCCGAAAAATATCTACGCCGACGCGAAGATTGACAAAGCGAAAAACGTGCCCGGCCTCGGCTCGACCTATGAACCGCCGAAGAATCCCGAGGTTACGGTCGAGGGGCACAAAGAGGAACAGAACGAATCAGCGGCGAAAATCCTGGCTTGGATGAAAATCCACTGGCCGGACGAGTTCAAGGATTAACTTCCGTTTTCCGCAACGTCCCCGCTCTGCCCGATTTGGCCCATTTTCTTGGCGTTAAAGACCGCGACCTGGTCCCGGCCATGAGACTCCGCCCATTTCAGCGCTATCTCCGCGTTATCCAACAGCGTTTGCCGATCCTCGCCATGGTCGGGGTAGGAGCTGATACCGCAGCTGACGCCGTTTAAAAAGACGGAAACCGCGGAATGATTCTTGTCCTTCAGCGTCTCCTTGATCCTGTTGCATACCGTCTCCGCGCCGTCCAACCCCGTCTGCGGCAGAATAATCGCAAACTCGTCGCCTCCGATGCGGCAGACGCTGTCCGGCAAACGCAGGTAAGTACGTAAAACCTTGGCGAACGACTTGAGGATGGCGTCCCCCATGGCGTGGCCGCGTGTCTTGTTGACCTCGCTGAATTTATAGAGATCGATCAACGCGATCGACAGAGTCTCATTGTATCGCATGGCACGCGACAGTTCGGCATCCAGTTTGGTTTGAAGATACTGGTAGTTGTTTACGCATGTTAACAAATCGACTAGAGAGGTTAAAACGAGCTTGTTGGTCGAGGACACATACAAGAAGGCTCGCAGGATAACAAGCAGCACGAGCATTACGGTGCAAACCAGGATTACCCAGTTATCGTAGGCGGCCGGATTATCCATGAAGGCCAGCGGCAAGAACAAAAGAATCGAACCGAGAATCGAAATGTAGATGAGAAGTTCGCGAGGCATGCTGAAGAGCCTTGGTTCGCGCACCTCATCGACTTTATGGATAGATTTATCGTCGGCCATAAGGTATGAGGCTCCGGCCAGGAAAAACATGAAGTAACCGGCCATCCAGCCGATATCGGGCAGTGCGGTCACCGGATTCGCCGGCGAGTAGGCGCCGCGAACCGAGAGATAGGTAAATCCTACGCTGGCCGCGATCAATGAGCTTACACCGAGCGCGATTAAGACGTCCCACGGGCGCCAGCGGCCGCGCTTAAAACCGACCGTATTGGCGGCGACGCCGAAGACCAGCGCGAGAATTAGGATCGGGGCGACGGCGACTATTATGTTCGCCAGATTGGTAAAGGAACTAATCTTTAGAAACACATAGCGGAAGTTGATGTTCCACACAAGGAGGGCCGTGAAGAGCAGGTATAGATAAACGTCGACCAAGCGCCTCAAGTTGGTCTGGAAGCGCAGATTCTTAAACCTAGCCATTGAAAGGAGAAGCGCCCATAAAAATAAGTAGCCGCCGGAAATCAGATAATCGCCCAAACCCGTCCGGGCCGCGACTGCTCCCGCCTTGGCCAAAGACTGCGCTATCCAAACGGTTTCGCCGGAGACCATAAGTACAGTAGCGACGGCCAAGAAAAACATTGACCGCTTATAAGTCCGTTCGGCGAAGATCCAGGCGACAAAGGCCGTGAAGGCGGCCAGCGCCGGTACCGCCAGGTACATCGCCGCCTTAACGACGGCGAGGGTCGAAGCCGGCAGACCCTGATATCCCAACCAGTAATAAGCGCCGGCATAGCCGGCAATTATTAATGAGCAGATTGCGTAAGTCAAGTATGCTTTTGTGTTCGATTTCTTGCTGTCTTCCAATGTTCAACCTAGCTTGTAATCATCGTTACTTATGCGAAAAGATTAGCACATCTTCTGTCGTTAATATACGGTTCGACAATGATAGACGGTTGCACCACTCCAGCGCTCCAAAGCGCTGGAGTGGATTATCTGGTTGTTTGATTTTATCTTCCTGTAGTCTATCCGCTTTTATCTGCTGGTTTATATTTAATTGGATTATTAGTGCTTTGCTTGACTATGACGTTACGTTAGGGTTTATCCTATTAATTGGACAATTGATTAGTTGGACCACAGGAGGATTCTCGTGTTGAAAAGAATCAAGGAAGTCGCCGATATCGCCGGCGTAAGCGTCCGAACGTTGCACCATTACGACGAAATCGGCTTGCTAAAGCCGGCCGCCGCCAGCCAGGCCGGCTATAGGCAGTATTCCGAGGCGGACTTGATCCGCTTGCAGGAGATTCTTTTTTTCAAAGAGCTGGGTTTCGGGTTAGGCGAGATAAAAGAGATTCTCGACCAGCCCGGCTACGAGCGTCAAGATGCGCTCTTGACGCATAAACAAATCCTGCGGGAGAAGAACCAACGGATCAATAAACTTATCGGAGCTGTGGATAAAACTCTAGATGCCATGGAAAGGGGTTCAATAATGAGCAACGAGGAGATGTTTGGCGCCTTCGACGAGGCGACTATCGAAGAATACAAGAAAGAAGCGCGGGGGCGCTGGGGCGGTACCGAGGCCTATCGGGAAAGCGAACGCCGGACCGCCAAATACACCAAGGCGGACTGGGATAGGATCGGCGCCGAGAGCGCCGAAATTCACCAGCGGTTGGCCGACGTTATGGAGGCAGGGGTAGCGCCGAGCGACAGCGAGGCGCAAGAGCAGGCGGGGCGGTGGTTTAAACACATTGATAAGTACTTCTACCCTTGCACGGCGGAGATCTTTAAAGGTTTAGGAAAGATGTATGTCGCCGACCCGCGTTTTAAGAAAGTCTATGAAAACATCAGACCGGGCCTGGCTGAATTTATGAAACAGTCAATGGCCGTCTACGCAGACAGCGTGGGCGCCTAATAGGAAAGGTCGGGAGAATTATCTCCCGACCTTAAGGGCTTGATCCCCTTAGGAAAGTCCGGCAATTATAGATTTTGAAGTTGAGCTGCGTCCAGAAGCGTGTAGCCGGCGGCGGTTAAGGCGAATTCGGCCGCGTCGACATCCTCGACGCGCATACTGACGATGGCTTTATCTCCGCTTCTCGCCACGAAGGCGTAAGCGTATTCTACGTTGATCCCTTTGTCTTTAAGAGCGCCGAGAACTTTGGCCAGGCCGCCCGGAACGTCCGGTATCTCGACAGCCAGAACGTCGGTTTCAGCGACTGTAAAACCCGCGTCGGCCAGCATTTTACGGGCCGCGGCCGGGTCGTTAACGATCATGCGAACGATACCGAAGTCAGCGGCTTCGCCGATGGACAGCGCCCTCATGTTGATGCCGGCCTTGCCCAGTTCGTCGCAGAGTTCATATAACCTGCCCGAACGGTTTTCTAAGAATACTGATATTTGTTTGACTGACATTTTGGCCCCCTCACCTTAATCCTCTCCCCCCAGGGGAGAGGAATTAATATTTTACGTTCGTCTTCTCTCTATGGTCTCTGTCGTCACTTCCGCCTCTACTTCTTCAGGTCGCGTTTGTCGACGACGCGTTTGGCTTTGCCTTCGCTGCGCTGGATGGACTTCGGTTCGACCAGCTTTATCGTAACGCCTATCCCCAGCTCATCCCGGATCGCGGCGGAGATCTTCTTCTCCAGCCTTTCCAGCACCTTAATCTCGTCCGAGAATATATCCGGCGCGACCTCGACCTGGACCTCGACGTCGTCCATAACCCCCGACCGGTCAACGACTATTTGGTAATGAGGCTCGACGCCCTCGATGGCAACCAGGATATCCTCAACCTGGGACGGGAAGAAGTTTACACCCCGGATGATCAGCATATCGTCGGAACGGCCGAAAACGCGGGCCATCCGGGCGTGCGTCCGGCCGCAGGTGCAAGGCTCGTGACTCAGCTTCGTAATGTCTTTTGACCTATATCTGATAACCGGGGTCGCCTCCTTCATCAAGGAGGTAAAGACCAGTTCCCCGGGCTCCCCTTCCGGCATCCGCTCACCCGTTTCCGGATTAACGATCTCCGGAATGAAGTGATCCTCGAAAACATGCAAACCGTTCTTGGCCGAACACTCGCAGGACACGCCAGGCCCTAAGACTTCAGACAGACCATAAATATCGAACGCGTCGATGCCCATCTTTTCTTCGGCCTGCTTCCGCATGCTTTCGCTCCACGGTTCCGCCCCGAAGACTCCGATCTTAAGCGGAAGCTTGCGGATATCCACGCCCATCTCGGCTGCGGCTTCCGCCAAATGAAGGGCATATGAAGGGGTGCAGCATAAAACCGTCGCCGCAAAATCCTGCATAACCTTGATTTGCCGCTGGGTGTTGCCGCCGGACATAGGGATAGCCATGCCGCCCAGTTTCTCCACGCCGTAGTGCAATCCCAAACCGCCCGTGAAAAGTCCGTAGCCGTAGGCAATCTGCATCGTATCGCTTTTACCGGCCCCGCAAGATACAAGGCATCTGGCAATCAACCCGGCCCACTCGTCGATATCTTTCCGGGTGTAGCCGACCAC encodes:
- a CDS encoding UPF0182 family protein, with product MDKWIRWIAGVVIIFFLVFGTMLMTYYTDFLWFKELGYSAVFIKVLITKISLGLIFGAAFFAIFYSNVLLTRRLAPKFRVSYLTGVIQLKGVFLEQYLNRILLAIAAVLSFIAASSASGVWERWLLFLNATPFGTVDPIFGNDISFYVFKLPFWQFLWGFFFAALVVSAIFAMAVHVLDGGIRVVPGEQKFADHVKAHISILAAALSVMLALGFRLLQYGLLYSDRGVAFGASYTDVHAELPVFSIMIVVSLVTAALFLVNIRVKGWKLPLAGLAILVVSLVVFAGVYPAFVQQYRVSPNEIAVENPYIKRNIEFTRKAYGLENVKSRPYSADTPMTAQLLEENKATVQNIRLWDWRPLTKTFNQLQAIRLYYDFADVDIDRYTLDGAYTQTTLAAREMNIDQLPETAKTWVNQHMVYTHGYGIVMNPVNKVTAEGLPDLVVKDIPPSSKVLKIDRPEIYYGEKTNDYVLINTNTNEFDYPKGDKNQYTKYKGTGGVPVGSFFNKLMYAWRFASLKLLVSSTLTADSKVLFNRNITTRTDTLAPFLYYDKDPYIVAAPDGKGKNRLFWIYDAYTVSDMYPYSTPYSDGGRWNYIRNSVKVVIDAYNGTTDFYIVDKKDPVIKTYAKIFPTLFKTKEMPAALKKHWRYPENLFNVQAYMYATYHMLDPQVFYNKEDMWQVAKETFQGGAQQMDPYYMIMRLPGDKREDFMLITPFTPAKKNNMVAWLSANCDSPTYGELVVYKFSKDKLVFGPMQIEARINQDPAISQFLTLVSQRGSTISKGPLLVIPLAGSLLYVQPLYIQAEQGELPELKRVFVSYSDKVVMEASLPDALARLFGAPTGTQVESPAAGAATGAAATASPQVKALIAEALDHYNRAIEAQKAGDWTTYGTELQALRGTLIQLQQAQNQ
- a CDS encoding site-2 protease family protein; translated protein: MVSQGIRLGRLMGIEIRVSFSWFVIFGLVTVLLATAYFPQAYPNLPRNEYLILGFVTSFLFFVSVLLHELSHSVIARFNHINIRSITLFIFGGVAHMDEDPSTPAAEFLMAVAGPFASIILSGLFAGAYLTAGTLKLGVLFTGPLLYLAIINIYLAVFNLIPGYPLDGGRVLRAFLWAITKDIRRATRIASLMGQAFAMLLIFSGLYMIFVERAFWVNGLWFIFIGIFLQQVAAAGYEEVVMHLTLSGVKVKDIMTPDVVTVGAATMVNDLVNDYFMRYKHSKFPVVEGGAVIGVVTLQSIQDVPRDEWDRTRTRAVTPSFDKRAEVLPEMMAEEAIARMTDIHVGYLLVMEDGDIKGILTMRDLAGAIQMRRNLGV
- a CDS encoding redoxin domain-containing protein, which encodes MVNRGEFLRRLKRTSLILLAIVLIISGISCTGNGSTQETTSQDKTKISGSVKVGDVAPDFEMRNQAQLKVSLSEFKGKKNVVVVFYPADFTPVUTGELSLYRDDYTRIQGMNTEVLGVSADNWPCHAEFSKQLKLPFDLLSDWKRDVSPMYGAWDETELTSTRKSFLIDKTGKVVFTQEAELTKPRDHAAMMKAIEDLAKKGGG
- a CDS encoding phosphotransferase, which gives rise to MPELKHDEVQKYLSYVVGPGSKLISVGGMPSTGENDELKGFGYGEPVLIEYELNGVIQKAVLGSARTDGGFGHDFLADRAHGVVLAGETFNKLPRHIELMDTGAITKDGQLISIGAADNFFIFDKYAGGREYFRDLERIKSDGALTDNDRERCRALSKYLTEIHAVKKDAPELYVRRIRDLVGQGECIMGLIDSYPEDWAFPYAGVLRDIEMKCVDWRWRLRDRASRLCVEHGDFHPWNVLFLEDTGTDFMVLDRSRGEFGEAADDVAAMSINYIFYALQQGGAFEGPFKELFEIFWREYLENSGDGEVMTVIQPFYAWRGLVVASPVWYPNLTDEIRQKLFNFVLNMLAADKFSPADIGPYLEKP
- a CDS encoding adenylyl-sulfate kinase, which codes for MRQGFAVWLTGTPASGKSRRARTLKSLLDQEGVPAQRLESDELRKVLTPNPTYSPEEREWFYNVMLYLGKILADNGVNVIFDATGNLNRYRDAARDSIDRFCEVYVYCPQEVCVDRDPKNIYADAKIDKAKNVPGLGSTYEPPKNPEVTVEGHKEEQNESAAKILAWMKIHWPDEFKD
- a CDS encoding redox-sensing transcriptional repressor Rex, encoding MTETGRRQVLERTRVPEGVIQRLSTYLRCLTSFKRDGLTVVSSQKLSMSARVNPAQIRRDLSYFGSFGRRGLGYDIDGLINVISDILGVKHINDIALVGVGMLGRAILGYSGLKEQGFRIAYAFDNDRSKIGKTIGGVKIQGIGDIKPTIEKNRVSIGIISVPGEAAQVIADILVESGVQIILNYTPTPVAVPEDIQLHTSDPARELLHTLYYITRVTKK
- a CDS encoding glycosyl transferase family 2 yields the protein MDHSNSILTKSVQEQLHKIKRADILIGIPSYGDSETINHVISTAGAGIARFYPGLKGVIVNSYGARPGDRTTHEAAQAAVVPFGIDKIVAHYTGISGKGSAFRMIFEIADRLGARIVMTLDADLKSIKPTWIKLLADPVYKLSYGFVTPYYLRHKHDGTITNSIVYPLTRALYGRRVRQPIGGEFCFSGALAKIYAHQQVWSTDIARFGIDVWMTTTAITEGFRLAQASMGVKLHDDKDPASDLAPMFKQVTGTCFKLMGENEVRWKAITGSNHIFTYGAKRRWREPPGRTERPRKLVEHFKAGFRTHQAFLKHYLSPANFQALTNIASAGEDVFHFPEELWARVVYDFAVAYNFSGEDPEMVVGLLTPVYYGRTASFILEVQGMSDIMVESLIEGQALLYEDNKSYLIKRWNEAKKLMEKGT